Proteins found in one Hippopotamus amphibius kiboko isolate mHipAmp2 chromosome 12, mHipAmp2.hap2, whole genome shotgun sequence genomic segment:
- the LOC130833178 gene encoding LOW QUALITY PROTEIN: phosphatidylinositol-3-phosphatase SAC1-like (The sequence of the model RefSeq protein was modified relative to this genomic sequence to represent the inferred CDS: inserted 2 bases in 1 codon), translated as MWKLVMMEQMMYLSSTVCPQKLHSQSRKIFLLWLSQDQYLVYWGQSIWWQLQDNKTFLAMKNHVLSVDGFDFSTTYDLTHTLQRLSNTSPEFQEMSLLERADQRFVWNGHLLRELSAQPEVHRFALPVLHGFITMHSCSINGKYFDWILISRRSCFRAGVCYYVRGIDSEGHAANFVETEQIVHYNGNRASFVQTRGPIPLYWSQRPNLKYKPLPLINKVANHMDGFQRHFDSQIIIYGKQVIINLVNQKGSEKPLEQAFATMVSSLANGMIRYIAFDFHKECKNMRWDRLSILLDQVAEMQDELNYFLVDSDGKVVTNQEGVFRSNCMDCLXVQSLLACRSLQAQLQRLGVLHVGQKLEKQDEFEKIYKNAWADNANACAKQYAGTGALKTDFTRTGKRTQLGLLMDGWNSLIWYYKNNFSDGFRKDSIDLFLGNYSVDELDSHSPLSVPRDLKFLALPIIMVVAFSMCIICLLMAGDTWTETLAYVLFWGVANIGTFFIILYNGKDFVDAPRLVQKEKID; from the exons ATGTGGAAGCTTGTGATGATGGAGCAGATGATGTACTTATCATCGACCGTGTGTCCACAGAAGTTACACTCTCAGTCAAGAAAGATATTCCTCCTTTGGCTGTCACAAGACCAATATTTGGTATACTGGGGACAATCCATCTGGTGGCAG TTACAAGATAATAAAACTTTCCTAGCAATGAAAAACCATGTCTTGAGTGTGGATGGGTTTGACTTTTCAACGACATACGATTTGACCCATACTTTGCAGCGGCTGTCCAACACTAGTCCAGAATTCCAGGAAATGAGTCTCTTGGAAAGAGCAGACCAGCGGTTTGTTTGGAATGGTCATCTTCTAAGAGAACTTTCTGCTCAGCCGGAGGTCCATCGGTTTGCTCTTCCAGTATTACATGGCTTTATTACTATGCACTCATGTTCTATTAATGGAAAATACTTTGATTGGATTCTCATCTCGAGGAGGAGTTGTTTCAGAGCTGGTGTCTGCTATTATGTAAGAGGAATTGATTCTGAAGGCCATGCAGCTAACTTTGTAGAAACAGAACAAATTGTGCACTACAATGGGAACAGGGCTTCATTTGTACAGACTCGAGGACCAATACCACTTTACTGGTCTCAAAGACCAAACCTCAAGTACAAACCACTGCCACTGATCAACAAAGTAGCAAATCATATGGATGGTTTCCAAAGGCATTTTGATTCACAAATAATTATTTATGGAAAGCAAGTCATAATCAATCTGGTTAATCAGAAGGGCTCAGAGAAGCCACTTGAACAGGCGTTTGCAACAATGGTGTCTTCATTGGCAAATGGAATGATCAGATATATTGCCTTTGACTTCCATAAGGAATGTAAAAATATGAGATGGGATCGACTAAGTATTTTATTGGATCAAGTAGCAGAAATGCAAgatgaattaaattattttctagtgGACTCCGATGGCAAGGTGGTGACTAACCAGGAAGGCGTGTTCCGCAGCAATTGCATGGATTGTCT GGTCCAGAGTCTGCTAGCTTGTCGTTCACTTCAGGCTCAGCTACAGAGACTAGGAGTTTTGCATGTGGGACAAAAGCTTGAAAAACAGGATGAATTTGAGAAGATTTACAAAAATGCCTGGGCTGACAATGCAAATGCTTGTGCCAAACAGTATGCAGGAACTGGTGCCTTGAAGACTGACTTTACCAGAACTGGGAAGAGAACTCAGTTGGGACTTCTAATGGATGGCTGGAACTCACTAATATGGTATTACAAGAACAACTTTTCTGATGGATTTAGAAAAGATTCCATAGATTTATTTCTTGGGAACTATTCAGTGGATGAATTAGACTCTCATAGTCCTTTAAGTGTTCCAAGAGATTTGAAATTCCTGGCTTTGCCTATTATCATGGTTGTTGCCTTTTCCATGTGCATCATCTGCTTGCTTATGGCTGGTGACACCTGGACAGAAACACTGGCCTATGTGCTCTTCTGGGGAGTTGCAAACAttggaacattttttattattctttacaaTGGCAAAGATTTTGTTGATGCTCCCAGATTGGtccagaaagaaaagatagaCTGA